The following proteins are co-located in the Theropithecus gelada isolate Dixy chromosome 19, Tgel_1.0, whole genome shotgun sequence genome:
- the ZNF784 gene encoding zinc finger protein 784 — translation MAAARPEPRSPSAPTPESRSQEPLDLVLVPDDCRPGTPPSDLIEIQVVKVTDTTLVPEPPEPGSFHCALCPAAFRLVSELLFHEHGHLAGAEGGGPGGDPSRCHVCGHSCPGPASLRAHYSLHTGERPYRCALCPRAFKALAPLLRHQHRHGVEPGTSRRPLDAAAVAEQRPGVAPERAEVVMAAAAAGAAVGKPFACRFCAKPFRRSSDMRDHERVHTGERPYHCGICGKGFTQSSVLSGHARIHTGERPFRCTLCDRTFNNSSNFRKHQRTHFHGPGPGLGDSGGQLGSSAAQGSGSRCGAGDPAEEGRGETAKVKVEADQ, via the exons ATGGCCGCTGCGCGCCCGGAGCCCCGGAGTCCGAGCGCACCGACCCCGGAGTCGCGATCCCAGGAGCCACTGGACCTG GTCCTGGTGCCTGATGACTGCCGGCCCGGCACACCCCCGAGTGACCTCATCGAGATCCAGGTGGTGAAGGTGACAGACACCACACTGGTCCCTGAGCCCCCAGAGCCAGGTTCTTTCCACTGTGCCTTGTGCCCTGCTGCCTTCCGGCTGGTTTCCGAGCTGCTGTTCCACGAACATGGCCACCTGGCAGGGGCCGagggaggtgggcctggtggggaCCCGAGCCGGTGCCACGTGTGCGGCCACAGCTGCCCGGGCCCCGCCAGCCTGCGCGCACACTACAGCCTGCACACCGGGGAGCGGCCCTACCGCTGCGCGCTCTGCCCCCGCGCCTTCAAGGCCTTGGCGCCCCTGCTCCGGCACCAGCACCGACACGGGGTGGAGCCGGGCACCTCTCGGAGGCCTCTGGACGCAGCGGCCGTTGCAGAACAGAGGCCCGGGGTAGCCCCGGAAAGGGCGGAGGTGGtgatggcggcggcggcggcgggcgcaGCGGTGGGGAAGCCTTTTGCCTGCAGGTTCTGCGCCAAGCCCTTCCGCCGCTCCTCAGACATGCGAGACCACGAGCGCGTGCACACTGGTGAGCGACCGTACCATTGCGGCATCTGCGGCAAGGGCTTCACCCAGTCCTCGGTGCTTAGCGGCCACGCCCGCATCCACACGGGCGAGCGCCCGTTCCGCTGCACGCTCTGCGACCGCACCTTCAACAACTCCTCCAACTTCCGCAAGCACCAGCGCACCCACTTCCAtgggccggggccggggctggGAGACTCTGGAGGCCAGCTGGGCTCGTCGGCGGCTCAGGGGTCGGGGAGCCGGTGTGGGGCAGGAGACCCTGCGGAGGAGGGGCGAGGGGAGACCGCGAAGGTGAAGGTGGAGGCCGACCAGTAG
- the CCDC106 gene encoding coiled-coil domain-containing protein 106 isoform X1, with translation MNDRSSRRRTMKDDETFEISIPFDEAPHLDSQIFYSLSPSRGNFEEPPEAASPALALMNSVKAQLHMALERNSWLQKRIEDLEEERDFLRCQLDKFISSARMEAEDHCRMKPGPRRMEGDSRGGAGGEASDPESAASSLSGASEEGSASERRRKQRGGASRRRFGKPKARERQRVKDADGVLCRYKKILGTFQKLKSMSRAFEHHRVDRNTVALTTPIAELLIVAPEKLAEVGEFDPSKERLLEYSRRCFLALDDETLKKVQALKKSKLLLPITYRFKR, from the exons ATGAATGACCGGAGCAGCCGGAGGCGGACAA TGAAGGACGATGAGACCTTCGAGATCTCCATCCCCTTCGACGAGGCGCCCCACCTAGACTCACAGATCTTTTACAGTCTGAGCCCCTCTCGGGGAAACTTCGAGG AGCCTCCGGAGGCTGCGTCCCCCGCCCTGGCTTTGATGAACAGCGTCAAGGCCCAGCTGCACATGGCTCTGGAGAGGAACTCCTGGCTGCAGAAGCGCATCGAGGACCTGGAGGAAGAGAGGGACTTCCTGCGGTGCCAGCTGGACAAATTCATCTCTTCTGCTCGGATGGAGGCAG AGGACCACTGCCGGATGAAGCCTGGGCCCAGGCGGATGGAGGGGGACAGccggggtggggctgggggcgaGGCCTCGGACCCTGAGTCAGCAGCCTCCTCCCTCAGTGGAGCCTCCGAAGAAGGCAGCGCCAGCGAGAGGAGGCGGAAGCAGAGGGGAGGTGCTAGTCGGAGGCGCTTTGGGAAGCCCAAGGCCCGGGAGAGGCAGCGAG TGAAGGACGCCGACGGGGTCCTCTGCCGGTACAAGAAGATCCTGGGCACCTTCCAGAAGCTCAAGAGCATGTCGCGGGCCTTCGAGCACCACCGCGTGGACAGGAACACCGTGGCGCTGACCACGCCCATCGCCGAGCTGCTCATTGTGGCCCCCGAGAAGCTGGCCGAGGTGGGCGAGTTCGACCCCTCCAAGGAGCGCCTGCTCGAGTACTCCCGTCGCTGCTTTCTGGCCCTGGACGACGAGACGCTCAAGAAGGTGCAGGCGCTCAAGAAGAGCAAGCTGCTGCTGCCCATCACCTACCGCTTCAAGCGGTGA
- the ZNF581 gene encoding zinc finger protein 581 has translation MLVLPSPCPQPLAFSSVETMEGPPRRTCRSPEPGPSSSIGSPQASSPPRPNHYLLIDTQGVPYTVLVDEESQREPGANGASGQKKCYSCPVCSRVFEYMSYLQRHSITHSEVKPFECDICGKAFKRASHLARHHSIHLAGGGRPHGCPLCPRRFRDAGELAQHSRVHSGERPFQCPHCPRRFMEQNTLQKHTRWKHP, from the coding sequence ATGCTGGTGCTGCCATCCCCCTGCCCTCAGCCTCTGGCATTTTCCTCCGTTGAGACCATGGAGGGCCCTCCCCGTCGGACATGCCGCTCCCCAGAACCTGGACCTTCCTCCTCCATCGGATCTCCCCAGGCTTCATCTCCTCCAAGGCCCAACCACTACCTGCTCATTGACACTCAGGGTGTCCCCTACACAGTGCTGGTGGACGAGGAGTCACAGAGGGAGCCAGGGGCCAATGGGGCTTCAGGCCAGAAAAAGTGCTACAGCTGCCCCGTGTGCTCAAGGGTCTTCGAATACATGTCCTACCTTCAGCGACACAGCATCACCCACTCGGAGGTAAAGCCCTTCGAGTGCGACATCTGTGGGAAGGCATTCAAGCGCGCCAGCCACTTGGCACGGCACCATTCCATTCACCTGGCGGGTGGTGGGCGGCCCCACGGCTGCCCGCTCTGCCCTCGCCGCTTCCGGGATGCGGGTGAGCTGGCCCAGCACAGCCGGGTGCACTCTGGGGAACGCCCATTTCAGTGTCCACACTGCCCTCGCCGCTTTATGGAGCAGAACACGCTGCAGAAGCACACGCGCTGGAAGCATCCATGA
- the ZNF865 gene encoding zinc finger protein 865, whose translation MEANPAGSGAGGGGSSGIGGEDGVHFQSYPFDFLEFLNHQRFEPMELYGEHAKAVAALPCAPGPPPQPPPQPPPPQYDYPPQSTFKPKAEVPSSSSSSSSSSSSSSSSSSSSSSSSQAKKPDPPLPPAFGAPPPPLFDAAFPTPQWGIVDLSGHQHLFGNLKRGGPASGPGVTPGLGAPAGAPGPLPAPSQTPPGPPAAAACDPTKDDKGYFRRLKYLMERRFPCGVCQKSFKQSSHLVQHMLVHSGERPYECGVCGRTYNHVSSLIRHRRCHKDVPPAAGGPPQPGPQLPPLGLPAPAASAATAPAPSTVSSGPPATPAAPAPSADGSTAPAGVGVPPPATGGGDGPFACPLCWKVFKKPSHLHQHQIIHTGEKPFSCSVCSKSFNRRESLKRHVKTHSADLLRLPCGICGKAFRDASYLLKHQAAHAGAGAGGPRPVYPCDLCGKSYSAPQSLLRHKAAHAPPAAAAEAPKDGAASAPQPPPTFPPGPYLLPPDPPATDSEKAAAAAAAVVYGAVPVPLLGAHPLLLGGAGTSGAGGSGASVPGKTFCCGICGRGFGRRETLKRHERIHTGEKPHQCPVCGKRFRESFHLSKHHVVHTRERPYKCELCGKVFGYPQSLTRHRQVHRLQLPCALAGAAGLPSTQGASGACGPGASGTSAGPADGLSYACSDCGEHFPDLFHVMSHKEVHMAEKPYGCDACGKTFGFIENLMWHKLVHQAAPERLLPSTPGGPQPPDGSSGTDAASVLDNGLAGEVGAAVAALAGVSGGEDAGGAAVAGAGGGASSGPERFSCATCGQSFKHFLGLVTHKYVHLVRRTLGCGLCGQSFAGAYDLLLHRRSHRQKRGFRCPVCGKRFWEAALLMRHQRCHTEQRPYRCGVCGRGFLRSWYLRQHRVVHTGERAFKCGVCAKRFAQSSSLAEHRRLHAVARPQRCSACGKTFRYRSNLLEHQRLHLGERAYRCEHCGKGFFYLSSVLRHQRAHEPPRPELRCPACLKAFKDPGYFRKHLAAHQGGRPFRCSSCGEGFANTYGLKKHRLAHKAENLGGPGAGAGTLAGKDA comes from the coding sequence ATGGAGGCGAACCCAGCGGGCAGCGGTGCCGGGGGTGGCGGGAGCAGCGGCATCGGGGGCGAGGACGGGGTACACTTCCAGAGCTACCCCTTCGACTTCCTGGAATTCCTCAACCACCAGCGCTTCGAGCCCATGGAACTGTATGGGGAACACGCCAAGGCGGTGGCAGCCCTGCCCTGCGCCCCCGGCCCCCCGCCGCAGCCCCCGCCGCAGCCCCCTCCCCCGCAGTATGACTACCCGCCCCAGTCCACCTTCAAGCCCAAGGCGGAGGTGCCCTCCTcgtcctcgtcctcctcctcctcctcttcgtCCTCCTCGTCGTCGTCGTCTTCGTCCTCTTCGTCTTCCCAAGCCAAGAAGCCCGATCCGCCCCTGCCGCCCGCCTTCGGGGCGCCCCCGCCTCCCCTCTTTGACGCTGCTTTCCCCACTCCGCAGTGGGGCATCGTGGACCTCTCGGGACACCAGCACTTGTTTGGGAACCTGAAGCGAGGAGGGCCCGCGTCCGGGCCGGGGGTGACGCCTGGGCTGGGCGCTCCCGCGGGGGCCCCGGGGCCGCTTCCTGCCCCCTCGCAGACCCCGCCAGGACCCCCCGCGGCGGCGGCCTGCGACCCCACCAAGGACGACAAGGGCTACTTCCGGAGGCTGAAGTACCTGATGGAGCGGCGCTTCCCCTGCGGCGTGTGCCAGAAGTCCTTCAAGCAGTCCTCGCACCTGGTGCAGCACATGCTGGTGCACTCGGGCGAGAGGCCCTACGAATGCGGCGTCTGCGGCCGCACCTACAACCACGTGTCCAGCCTCATCCGCCACCGCCGCTGCCACAAGGACGTGCCGCCGGCCGCGGGGGGCCCGCCCCAGCCCGGCCCCCAGCTCCCGCCGCTGGGCCTCCCAGCACCCGCCGCCAGCGCTGCCACCGCCCCCGCCCCCTCCACGGTGTCCTCGGGCCCTCCAGCCACGCCCGCGGCGCCCGCCCCCTCCGCCGACGGGAGCACCGCCCCTGCTGGTGTTGGGGTGCCCCCTCCCGCCACCGGGGGCGGCGACGGCCCGTTCGCCTGCCCGCTCTGCTGGAAGGTTTTCAAGAAGCCCAGTCACCTCCACCAGCACCAGATCATCCACACGGGCGAGAAGCCCTTCTCCTGCTCCGTGTGCAGCAAGAGCTTCAACCGCAGGGAGAGCCTGAAGCGCCACGTGAAGACGCACTCGGCCGACCTCCTGCGCCTGCCCTGCGGCATCTGCGGGAAGGCCTTCCGCGACGCCTCCTACCTCCTCAAGCACCAGGCGGCCCACGCAGGGGCGGGCGCCGGGGGGCCTCGGCCCGTGTACCCCTGCGACCTGTGCGGCAAGTCCTACTCAGCGCCGCAGAGCCTGCTCCGCCACAAGGCCGCCCACGCCCCGCCCGCCGCCGCTGCGGAGGCGCCCAAGGACGGGGCAGCCTCGGCCCCGCAGCCCCCGCCTACCTTCCCCCCGGGCCCGTACCTCCTGCCCCCCGACCCTCCCGCCACCGACAGCGAGAaggcggcggcggccgcggcggcggTGGTGTACGGCGCCGTGCCAGTCCCGCTCCTGGGCGCCCACCCGCTGCTGCTCGGCGGCGCGGGGACCAGCGGGGCGGGAGGCTCGGGCGCCAGCGTCCCGGGAAAGACGTTCTGCTGCGGCATCTGCGGGCGTGGCTTCGGGCGCCGCGAGACCCTGAAGCGCCACGAGCGCATCCACACGGGCGAGAAGCCCCACCAGTGCCCCGTGTGCGGGAAGCGCTTCCGCGAATCCTTCCACTTGAGCAAGCACCACGTGGTGCACACGCGTGAGCGGCCCTACAAGTGCGAGCTCTGCGGCAAGGTCTTCGGCTACCCGCAGAGCCTCACCCGCCACCGCCAGGTGCACCGGCTCCAGCTGCCCTGTGCCCTGGCCGGGGCCGCCGGCCTCCCCTCCACCCAGGGCGCATCCGGAGCCTGTGGGCCCGGGGCCTCAGGCACGTCTGCAGGGCCTGCCGATGGGCTGAGCTACGCCTGCTCGGACTGCGGCGAGCACTTCCCAGATCTCTTTCACGTCATGAGCCACAAGGAGGTCCACATGGCAGAGAAGCCCTACGGCTGCGACGCCTGCGGCAAGACCTTCGGCTTCATTGAGAACCTCATGTGGCACAAGCTGGTCCACCAGGCCGCCCCCGAGCGCCTGCTCCCGAGCACGCCTGGCGGCCCGCAGCCCCCGGACGGCTCCAGCGGCACGGATGCGGCCAGCGTGCTGGACAACGGGCTGGCGGGGGAGGTGGGAGCGGCCGTGGCGGCACTGGCAGGGGTGTCTGGGGGTGAGGACGCAGGCGGGGCGGCGGTGGCAGGGGCCGGCGGGGGTGCCAGTTCCGGCCCTGAGCGCTTCAGCTGTGCCACGTGCGGTCAGAGTTTCAAGCACTTCCTGGGCCTAGTGACTCACAAGTACGTGCACCTGGTGCGGCGGACCCTGGGCTGCGGCCTCTGCGGCCAGAGCTTCGCGGGCGCCTACGACTTGCTCCTGCACCGCCGCAGCCATCGGCAGAAGCGGGGTTTCCGCTGCCCGGTGTGCGGGAAGCGCTTCTGGGAGGCGGCCCTGCTGATGCGCCACCAGCGCTGCCACACGGAACAGCGGCCGTACCGATGTGGCGTGTGCGGCCGAGGCTTCCTGCGCTCCTGGTACCTGCGGCAGCACCGCGTGGTCCACACTGGCGAGCGGGCCTTCAAGTGCGGCGTGTGCGCCAAGCGCTTCGCGCAGTCGTCCAGCCTGGCAGAGCACCGGCGGCTGCACGCTGTGGCCCGGCCCCAGCGCTGCAGCGCCTGTGGCAAGACCTTCCGCTACCGCTCCAACCTGCTGGAGCACCAGCGGCTGCACCTGGGCGAGCGCGCCTACCGCTGTGAGCACTGCGGCAAGGGCTTCTTCTACCTGAGCTCCGTGCTGCGCCACCAGCGCGCCCACGAGCCGCCGCGGCCCGAGCTCCGCTGCCCCGCCTGCCTCAAGGCCTTCAAGGATCCCGGCTACTTCCGTAAGCACCTGGCTGCCCACCAGGGCGGCCGGCCCTTCCGCTGCTCCTCCTGCGGCGAGGGCTTCGCCAACACCTACGGCCTCAAGAAACACCGCCTAGCGCACAAGGCCGAGAACCTCGGGGGGCCTGGAGCAGGGGCGGGCACCTTGGCCGGAAAGGATGCCTGA
- the CCDC106 gene encoding coiled-coil domain-containing protein 106 isoform X2, protein MNDRSSRRRTKPPEAASPALALMNSVKAQLHMALERNSWLQKRIEDLEEERDFLRCQLDKFISSARMEAEDHCRMKPGPRRMEGDSRGGAGGEASDPESAASSLSGASEEGSASERRRKQRGGASRRRFGKPKARERQRVKDADGVLCRYKKILGTFQKLKSMSRAFEHHRVDRNTVALTTPIAELLIVAPEKLAEVGEFDPSKERLLEYSRRCFLALDDETLKKVQALKKSKLLLPITYRFKR, encoded by the exons ATGAATGACCGGAGCAGCCGGAGGCGGACAA AGCCTCCGGAGGCTGCGTCCCCCGCCCTGGCTTTGATGAACAGCGTCAAGGCCCAGCTGCACATGGCTCTGGAGAGGAACTCCTGGCTGCAGAAGCGCATCGAGGACCTGGAGGAAGAGAGGGACTTCCTGCGGTGCCAGCTGGACAAATTCATCTCTTCTGCTCGGATGGAGGCAG AGGACCACTGCCGGATGAAGCCTGGGCCCAGGCGGATGGAGGGGGACAGccggggtggggctgggggcgaGGCCTCGGACCCTGAGTCAGCAGCCTCCTCCCTCAGTGGAGCCTCCGAAGAAGGCAGCGCCAGCGAGAGGAGGCGGAAGCAGAGGGGAGGTGCTAGTCGGAGGCGCTTTGGGAAGCCCAAGGCCCGGGAGAGGCAGCGAG TGAAGGACGCCGACGGGGTCCTCTGCCGGTACAAGAAGATCCTGGGCACCTTCCAGAAGCTCAAGAGCATGTCGCGGGCCTTCGAGCACCACCGCGTGGACAGGAACACCGTGGCGCTGACCACGCCCATCGCCGAGCTGCTCATTGTGGCCCCCGAGAAGCTGGCCGAGGTGGGCGAGTTCGACCCCTCCAAGGAGCGCCTGCTCGAGTACTCCCGTCGCTGCTTTCTGGCCCTGGACGACGAGACGCTCAAGAAGGTGCAGGCGCTCAAGAAGAGCAAGCTGCTGCTGCCCATCACCTACCGCTTCAAGCGGTGA
- the ZNF580 gene encoding zinc finger protein 580, whose translation MLLLPPRPPHPRSSSPEAMDPPPPKAPPFPKAEGPSSTPSSAAGPRPPRLGRHLLIDANGVPYTYTVQLEEEPRGPPQREAPPGEPGPRKGYSCPECARVFASPLRLQSHRVSHSDLKPFTCGACGKAFKRSSHLSRHRATHRARAGPPHTCPLCPRRFQDPAELAQHVRLH comes from the coding sequence atgctgctgctgccgccgcggCCACCCCACCCTCGGTCCTCCTCTCCGGAGGCCATGGACCCACCGCCCCCCAAGGCTCCCCCTTTCCCCAAGGCGGAAGGCCCCTCCTCCACTCCTTCCTCGGCGGCGGGGCCCCGACCCCCGCGGCTGGGCCGCCACCTCCTCATCGACGCCAATGGGGTCCCCTACACATACACGGTGCAGCTGGAGGAGGAGCCCCGGGGCCCGCCCCAGCGCGAGGCGCCCCCAGGAGAGCCCGGCCCTCGCAAGGGCTACAGCTGCCCGGAGTGCGCCCGTGTCTTTGCCAGCCCTCTGCGGCTGCAGAGCCACCGCGTGTCGCACTCGGACCTCAAGCCCTTCACGTGCGGCGCCTGCGGCAAGGCCTTCAAGCGCTCCAGCCACCTGTCGCGGCATCGCGCCACGCACCGCGCCCGCGCCGGGCCGCCGCACACCTGCCCGCTCTGCCCACGCCGCTTCCAAGACCCCGCGGAGCTGGCGCAGCACGTGCGCCTCCACTAA